The Terriglobia bacterium genome includes the window GCAGGGATTTGAACCCTGGGTACAGGTTTTCGCCCGTACAACGGTTTAGCAAACCGCCGCCTTAAGCCACTCGGCCACCTCTCCGGCGATTGAGCGTTAATTCTAACCCGCGGCGCCCGCCCATGGCTAGTCTAAAACCACCGTGCCGTTGAGACGTGCGAACCGAAAAGCAGCGCGGGACGCGAGTGGAGCAATGCGCTCTGCGCCACGCTTCAGGCGGTTCGCGCCTTTGTTTACCGCATTTCTAACAAGCCGTGATATATCCCGCAGAGAACGTGCAGCGGCGGGCTTACCCCGCCATTAGGTCAATGCTTTCGACATGGGCTGGCGGCGTAAAGCCGCTGATACAGCTTTTTTAACGTACTGCCTAAGATGCTGTGAGCAGCCGGGCGAACCGGTCTGAGTTCTGTGCCAGTTGCTGCGAGAAAGTTGCAGCCAGGCTGAATGTGTAGAGCAACTGGTCGCCAGGCCGGAGGTCGAATACCGGTCCGGTTTTCGCAGCCGCATCGCTGGCGCGGCCCTTATTCCAGGAAGCCTCCATTTTCTCGAGTAGCTGCTGATCGCGTTCGGCGATCGTTCGGATGAGGCCCACGGACGATTCAGGCGTCCGCCCGGGCTTTGCGGCTTCCTCAACCAGGACCGTGATCCGCCAGAAAACGTGCTCCATATACTCGATGGAAAGCCTGAAGGTGCGGAAGTCGTCCAGGTTATCGCGCACCTGGGCTTCGCTGAAGACAAGCTGGCTGAGCAGCCGCCGGAAGGGCGGCGCGTTGAGCATGCCGGAATTTGCGGCCGTCTTCAGTTCGTCCTCGCTTCTCCAGGGAACCGGCAGCACGGGCCGCATCCAGCGCGGCGAGCAGGACTCCCGGTTGGGCGTGATTTTATAAAGGGTCGTAAAAATGTCGGACCAGTTGTCGTTCCATTCCGAGCGGTAGTGTTTTTCCACAAAGCGCCGGAAAGCCGAGGCGCGCGCTGCGGCGCTGCCCTCATTCAAAGCGACCCCGGTGTATGCGAAGGTGTCCCACATCGAGCCCTGGACGTAGCGCGAGGGCACCCAGTTGGTGGCAATCACCCCCAGCGCGCGGTCGCTCTCAATGCGGCTGTAGGCGTCCGCGAAGGCATCAATGTTGCGCAGGGCATTCGCGCCGGCCCGCAATCCCCACCGGCAAGAAATGATGGATGGAGCGCCGATCACCCTCAGCCCCGCATCGACCACCTTGCGCGCCGCCTGCTCCAGCGGCCTGGAATCGGTGACGTAGTATTGCCAGTCCATAACAATGATGTCCTTGTTGAGGCGCGGCAGAACGCCTGGCTGCTTGTGCAGGACGAAGTCGCCCCAGACGATCAGTTCCTTTCCCAGCCCGTGCGTAATCTCATCAAGCGAATTCACGTACTCGGCCCAGATTTCGTCGCGGGGTTTCTTCTTCAGCGCCTCGCGTGATAACTCAGATCCACCCCAATTGACCTCATCGCAACCGCCGTGGAAATATCCCGACGGAAAAACTTCCGCAACTTCGCGATAAAGATCAGAGAACAGCTTCAGAGTTTCCGGGGCCACCGGAGTGACGGCGGAAAAGTTGCTGCGTCCTCCTTCGATCGCGTCCTGCAAGTGGGCGTACTGCGGAACGCCAGTGATAAACCGCGTGTGGCCGAAGGATTCGATTTCCGGGATCAGTTCCACGCCGCGCTGGCGGGCGTAATCGGCGAGTTCCCGCGCCTGATCAGGGGTGAGGGCGTTCTTGTGAGTGATGAGTTCAGGATGGCTTTTGAAGCGGAAGGCGCAGCCCTGGTCGTCTGCCAGGGATATGAGGTAGGCGTTCATGTTCCATTCGCAGCAGAAATCGATAGCGCGCCGGTAGTAGGAAGGATCTTCCGGAACGCGCCCTGCATCGGCCATCAATCCGCGCAGCACGCCGGCCCCTTTTTTCGTGCCGGAGGAATGGCCTTGTGCGGAAGCTTCTGGAGGCTGGCCGTTCTGCTCCGGAGTTCCTCGAGAGGCGCTGCCCGCCATCGGCGATCCATTGGCGAACTGCTCCGCCAGCAACGACGAGCCGGCCAGGCCGGCGATGCCGGTGGCAAGAAAATCCCGTCGAGACTTCTTCCCTGCATTGCTTGAATTGTGGCTGTTCAAAATTTCCTCCCTGGTGAAGGCATCTTAACCCAGCCGCGAGAACGGAGAGCTAACTATTATAGCGACGAGTTCCCTGTCGAATTAGGCCGGCGGCCAACCGCGACTTGATTGCCGATCCACTGACGTCCTGTCAGCGGTTTCGTTATGGAAACGGAGAATCCGCTTGACACAAAGAATCTGCAACACCTAGACTTTTTATTGGCGGATTTTTCCGAAAAATCACACTTTACGTAAGGAGCATACGATGTCACTACGCCTCAATGACACGGCCCCGGATTTCACCGCTGAAACCACGCAGGGAACCATCAGGTTCCACGAATGGATCGGCGATGGCTGGGCCATCCTGTTTTCCCATCCGAAAGACTTTACTCCGGTGTGTACCACCGAACTGGGGTATATGGCGGGCATGCAATCGGACTTTGCAAAGCGCAATTGCAAGATCATTGGCCTCAGCGTGGATCCCGTGGCGAGCCATAAAAAATGGGAAGTCGATATTGAAGAGACGCAGGGACACAAAGTGAATTATCCCATCATCGGCGACCCGGAACTCAAGATCGCCAAGCTTTACGACATGCTGCCTGCAGATGCCGGTGAGACCTCTGAGGGCCGCACCCCGGCCACCAATCAGACCGTCCGCACGGTGTTTGTGATCGGTCCGGACAAGAAGATCAAGCTGATGCTCACTTACCCCATGAGCACCGGCCGCAACTTCGACGAGGTGATGCGCGTGCTGGACTCGATACAGCTCACCACCAGGCACAAGGTTTCTACCCCCGTGAACTGGAAGCAAGGCGGTGAGGTCATTCTGTCCGGCGCGGTGTCAGACGAAGAAGCGAAAAAGCTTTATCCTGGCGGGTGGAAGGCGCCCCGGCCCTACATGCGCATCGTTCCTCAACCCAAGTAGTTTTACCGGGAAGGAAGTCTACCGCGCTGCGGTTCTTGAAAAATGAACTCAAGGCGCGGGAGACTTCCCTCGATGCCCTCTTTCCCCAATGTATGGTCCCCCGTATTAATGAAGGAAACTTCTCAGGCAGGCTGCTGTCGGCGGCTCATCCCGCCAGAGGTGAATCTGCCGCGCTGGCCTGCGCGCTGGAATTCTGCCGCACGACTCCCGTCTGGTCCACAAAGTAAGAATTCAAGCCGGTGGTCCCTCGCGTGGTGGGATCTGCGTTGATGGTAAAGGAAAGAATCCGGCCGTTGACGGAAACGCCCGGCGAGTAAGTAAACAGATAGCCGCTCTTTGTGGACGTCATGGATGTTGCTCCTCCGGCCGCAGTTCCGGACAGCACATTATCGACCATCGCCGCGTGGGTGGCGTCCTCGAGTGAACCGGAGGATGGAGGTCCCAGATGTCCCAGCGTGGCCGTATAACCCGCATTGTAGGTGGACGAGTATGTTAACTCGGCGGTGCTGAGCGCCCGGAGAGACTCCACCGCAGAAGTCTGATTGGCCGCCACGCGCGAGCGCAGAAAATTGGGAATGGCAATGGCGGCGATAATCAGAATGATGGCAACAACAATCAGCAGTTCGATCAGTGAAAAGCCTTCCGACTCGGTTCTCATTGCCACACCTTGCGAGCTGGAGCCATTGGACGAGCAGGAATCTGACGTCTCGTTTCAGCCCGGGCTGTGGACGCCGCGTGTATCATATCGGGCGCCCATGAGGAGAACTTTACCGCCCGGCCTGTCGCGATAGAGCTCCGGACGAACTGGCGACATTTTGCCGCATCGGGCGACTGAACCTGCCTGCATTTCCCGTTTCGTGTCAGAAACTGTGAAGCTGCGGCGACGATTTGTGCCAATCGGCGAATGAAAGCCCGCACCTTCCATCTCATAGTGATTGAGGACTAGACGCAGTGACCCCGGTGGGTGAATTGGCGCAAAGGCTCCTGAGGAGTTTATATCCATCAGGGAATCCCTTTCGGTTACTCATTTCTTTTGTTTGACATATCTCATGGTTTGACATATTGTTGAAACGTAGTCTAGTTTGCGGCCCTGTAGTTAGGCTAGGTTCTCAGTGCAAATAACGCGGATTGCCTGGGGATATTTCAACGTTTTACGGAGGTTGACTCGATGAAACCGCGACGCAAATTTTCTCTGGCGACCGGAATCCTGCTTGCAATATTGTTCGCTGTAGCCGCCCCTGCGTTCCCGAAAAAGGGGCAGGCGAAACTGCGAATTGAAGTTAAACCGAGGCAGGCCTATGTTTTTCTAGACGGCGCCGCTATCAAAGAAGGCAACTGCCTTTTTGATCATTTCTGCACCATCTGGGTTGATCCCGGTGAGCACACCGTCACGGTCCGCAATTACGGCTATGCTCCGCAGTCAAAGAAGGTGAACCTTGAAGCGGGCAAGGCTACCAAGCTGGAGTTCACTTTGAACCCTGAAGGCGGCCCGGTGTCCGGCCCATGGGGAAGAATTCAGATCGAAGGACCGCCTCACGCCGCCGTGCTGCTGAATGGTAAAGATCCGGATTTCTTTGTCGGCCATGTGGACGAATTTGATAACGGATTCATCTGGCAGCAGAGGCTGCTTGTCCATCCGGGAACCTACCAGGTGACGGTGACGTGGTTCGGCAAGGACATCTGGTCCGGCCCTGTTACCGTACAAGCCAACGAAAAAGTGGTGGTGAAAGTAAAACAGAACGGGGCGACGAAAACCCATCCCGCGAAGTCACTTGCGAAATTGACCTCGCCGCTGCCTCGCTTCAAGGCGGGCATGTCCACCACGACTGTTGCCGTTGCCCCGACAAAAGGCGAGTTTTCCGCCAATCCCACCAGCATCAAATGCAGCCAGTCCAGCGAGCTTACGTGGTCTTCATCTGATGCCGTTGAAAATACCATCAGCGGAATCGGCAAGGTCGGGCCCAACGGTAATCAGAGTGTGACGCCCAAACAGACCACGACGTATGACTTTACAGCCGCCGGACCTGGGGGAATTGTCAAACAGAGCGCCACCGTCAACGTCGATACCTCGGTCCAGGCTTCCCTCACCATGAGCCCCTCCGAGGTCCGCTACCATAAGGTGGGGGACCAGGTGGTTGAGCAGGGATCGTCTACTCTTTCCTGGTCCAGCACCAACGCTCAGGCCGTTTCCATCGATCCCTTTGGCACCGTGGACGCCAGCGGCAGCAGAACGATTACGCCGACGCCGAAGCAGACCGGCTTCGGCCCTGTGGATGAGACGGACACCTACACCCTGCACGCCACTAATGACTGCGGCGGATCAGCAACGCAGACGGCCACCTTGCACATTGTGGGTCTCATCGAGCGCGCCCATGTGAAGGTTGAACTGACCAGCGTCTTTTTCCCGACGAACTGGCCCAATCGGCACCACAGGGACAATGGCCTGTTGCGCAGCCAGAAAGACGTTCTGGATAAGCTGGCCCAGACCTTCATTGATCATCACCAGGCCGAGCCCGATTCACGGCTGGTGCTTGAGGCCCATGCTGACCGGCGCGGCACCACGCGCTACAACCAGTCGCTTTCTGAATGGCGCGCGGACATCGTGAAGAATTACCTCGTCAGCAAGGGTGTTCCGGCAGACCTGATCGATGTCAAGGCCTTCGGCAAGACGCAGAACCTCAGCCAGGACGAAGTCAAACAGCTTGAGGGTGAGAACCCGAACAAGCCAGCCAACGTGCGCCACTGGATTGACGAAGTGCTGGCCCACAACCGCCGGGTTGATACGGTCCTGATGCCGGACAACCTGCGGTCCACGCCGACGTACCCGTATAACGCGCCCGATGTGACCATCATTCACATGAGGCAAATGCCTTCGCTCAGCAGGATCAAGAAAGCTGAATAGCGAGAGGACACGTTAGAAAGCAACTGTGCCCTGCCGTTCTTTGGAGCGGCAGGGCACTCTGTTTTTCACGGGAGAGCCAGCGCATTGCGCGGACCGGGAGAAAGTTCTTT containing:
- a CDS encoding family 20 glycosylhydrolase, giving the protein MNSHNSSNAGKKSRRDFLATGIAGLAGSSLLAEQFANGSPMAGSASRGTPEQNGQPPEASAQGHSSGTKKGAGVLRGLMADAGRVPEDPSYYRRAIDFCCEWNMNAYLISLADDQGCAFRFKSHPELITHKNALTPDQARELADYARQRGVELIPEIESFGHTRFITGVPQYAHLQDAIEGGRSNFSAVTPVAPETLKLFSDLYREVAEVFPSGYFHGGCDEVNWGGSELSREALKKKPRDEIWAEYVNSLDEITHGLGKELIVWGDFVLHKQPGVLPRLNKDIIVMDWQYYVTDSRPLEQAARKVVDAGLRVIGAPSIISCRWGLRAGANALRNIDAFADAYSRIESDRALGVIATNWVPSRYVQGSMWDTFAYTGVALNEGSAAARASAFRRFVEKHYRSEWNDNWSDIFTTLYKITPNRESCSPRWMRPVLPVPWRSEDELKTAANSGMLNAPPFRRLLSQLVFSEAQVRDNLDDFRTFRLSIEYMEHVFWRITVLVEEAAKPGRTPESSVGLIRTIAERDQQLLEKMEASWNKGRASDAAAKTGPVFDLRPGDQLLYTFSLAATFSQQLAQNSDRFARLLTAS
- a CDS encoding peroxiredoxin; this encodes MSLRLNDTAPDFTAETTQGTIRFHEWIGDGWAILFSHPKDFTPVCTTELGYMAGMQSDFAKRNCKIIGLSVDPVASHKKWEVDIEETQGHKVNYPIIGDPELKIAKLYDMLPADAGETSEGRTPATNQTVRTVFVIGPDKKIKLMLTYPMSTGRNFDEVMRVLDSIQLTTRHKVSTPVNWKQGGEVILSGAVSDEEAKKLYPGGWKAPRPYMRIVPQPK
- a CDS encoding OmpA family protein, coding for MKPRRKFSLATGILLAILFAVAAPAFPKKGQAKLRIEVKPRQAYVFLDGAAIKEGNCLFDHFCTIWVDPGEHTVTVRNYGYAPQSKKVNLEAGKATKLEFTLNPEGGPVSGPWGRIQIEGPPHAAVLLNGKDPDFFVGHVDEFDNGFIWQQRLLVHPGTYQVTVTWFGKDIWSGPVTVQANEKVVVKVKQNGATKTHPAKSLAKLTSPLPRFKAGMSTTTVAVAPTKGEFSANPTSIKCSQSSELTWSSSDAVENTISGIGKVGPNGNQSVTPKQTTTYDFTAAGPGGIVKQSATVNVDTSVQASLTMSPSEVRYHKVGDQVVEQGSSTLSWSSTNAQAVSIDPFGTVDASGSRTITPTPKQTGFGPVDETDTYTLHATNDCGGSATQTATLHIVGLIERAHVKVELTSVFFPTNWPNRHHRDNGLLRSQKDVLDKLAQTFIDHHQAEPDSRLVLEAHADRRGTTRYNQSLSEWRADIVKNYLVSKGVPADLIDVKAFGKTQNLSQDEVKQLEGENPNKPANVRHWIDEVLAHNRRVDTVLMPDNLRSTPTYPYNAPDVTIIHMRQMPSLSRIKKAE
- a CDS encoding prepilin-type N-terminal cleavage/methylation domain-containing protein, encoding MRTESEGFSLIELLIVVAIILIIAAIAIPNFLRSRVAANQTSAVESLRALSTAELTYSSTYNAGYTATLGHLGPPSSGSLEDATHAAMVDNVLSGTAAGGATSMTSTKSGYLFTYSPGVSVNGRILSFTINADPTTRGTTGLNSYFVDQTGVVRQNSSAQASAADSPLAG